A genomic segment from Streptomyces sp. TLI_235 encodes:
- a CDS encoding histidine kinase-like protein: MARVPLLSLRGISKRYGTLQALSNVDLEVAQGEVVALVGDNGAGKSTLIKTIAGVSAPDTGVIEWEGRPVELRRPRDAQRLGIATVYQDLALCESLDVVANLYLGRELRRFGLLREIEMEKRSRALLTRLSVRLPSLRIPVLALSGGQRQAVAIARSLIGRPKLVMLDEPTAALGLEQSTQTLDLIRRLREHGHAVIVISHNLDDVHAVADRIAVLRLGRNNGVFEAKYTTQEQITAAITGSHPMAVTLQQSLLPRGLPEQDAVDAAYRYLPAHAGVGGDWFDVIPLSGARVALVVGDVVGHGLHAAATMGRLRTAVHNFSALDLAPDELLTHLDDVVSRIDQEEAAGGMEGAIIGATCLYAVYDPVSRRCRLARAGHLPAVLVHPDGTVEIPDTPVGPPLGLRGMPFTTAELEVPEGAQLVLYTDGLVEARTRDIDIGLDLLRAALSHPGRSPEETCRAVLEAMLPHRPEDDVALLVARTRALPADRIAEWEVAADPAAVAESRALATAQLQRWNLELLEPGTELVLSELVTNAIRHAAGPIRVRLLYDRSLICEVSDGSSTSPRLRQASITDEGGRGLFLVAQIAERWGTRYTDTGKVIWAEQNVP; this comes from the coding sequence GTGGCCCGCGTGCCGCTGCTGTCGCTGCGCGGGATCTCCAAGCGGTACGGCACCCTGCAGGCCCTCAGCAACGTGGACCTGGAGGTCGCGCAGGGCGAGGTGGTCGCCCTGGTCGGCGACAACGGCGCCGGCAAGTCCACCCTGATCAAGACGATCGCCGGAGTCAGCGCCCCGGACACCGGCGTGATCGAGTGGGAGGGCCGGCCGGTCGAACTGCGTCGCCCCCGTGACGCCCAGCGCCTCGGCATCGCCACCGTCTACCAGGACCTCGCGCTCTGCGAGAGCCTCGACGTGGTCGCCAACCTCTACCTCGGTCGCGAGCTGCGCCGCTTCGGGCTGCTCCGCGAGATCGAGATGGAGAAGCGCTCGCGCGCCCTGCTGACCCGGCTGTCGGTGCGGCTGCCGAGCCTGCGCATCCCGGTGCTGGCGCTCTCCGGCGGCCAGCGCCAGGCGGTCGCCATCGCCCGGTCGCTGATCGGCCGCCCCAAACTGGTGATGCTCGACGAGCCGACCGCCGCCCTCGGCCTGGAGCAGAGCACGCAGACCCTGGACCTGATCCGCCGGCTGCGCGAGCACGGCCACGCCGTCATCGTGATCAGCCACAACCTCGACGACGTGCACGCCGTCGCCGACCGGATCGCGGTGCTGCGGCTCGGCCGGAACAACGGCGTGTTCGAGGCGAAGTACACCACCCAGGAGCAGATCACCGCCGCCATCACCGGCAGTCACCCGATGGCCGTCACCCTGCAGCAGAGCCTGCTGCCGCGCGGCCTGCCCGAGCAGGACGCGGTCGACGCCGCCTACCGCTACCTGCCGGCGCACGCGGGCGTCGGCGGCGACTGGTTCGACGTCATCCCGCTCTCCGGCGCCCGGGTCGCCCTGGTCGTCGGCGACGTCGTCGGGCACGGCCTGCACGCCGCCGCCACCATGGGCCGGCTGCGCACCGCCGTGCACAACTTCTCGGCGCTCGACCTCGCCCCGGACGAGCTGCTCACCCACCTCGACGACGTGGTCAGCAGGATCGACCAGGAGGAGGCGGCCGGCGGCATGGAGGGCGCCATCATCGGCGCCACCTGCCTGTACGCGGTCTACGACCCAGTCTCCCGGCGGTGCAGGCTGGCCCGCGCCGGCCACCTGCCGGCCGTCCTCGTCCACCCGGACGGCACGGTGGAGATCCCCGACACCCCGGTCGGCCCGCCGCTCGGCCTGCGCGGGATGCCGTTCACCACGGCCGAGCTGGAGGTGCCCGAGGGCGCCCAACTGGTGCTGTACACGGACGGGCTGGTGGAGGCCAGGACCAGGGACATCGACATCGGGCTCGACCTGCTGCGCGCGGCGCTCTCGCACCCCGGCCGGAGCCCGGAGGAGACCTGCCGGGCGGTACTGGAGGCGATGCTGCCGCACCGGCCGGAGGACGACGTCGCCCTGCTGGTCGCCCGGACCAGGGCGCTGCCCGCCGACCGGATCGCCGAGTGGGAGGTGGCCGCCGACCCGGCGGCCGTCGCCGAGAGCCGGGCCCTCGCCACCGCCCAGCTGCAGCGCTGGAACCTGGAGCTGCTGGAGCCCGGCACCGAACTCGTGCTCAGCGAACTCGTCACCAACGCGATCCGGCACGCCGCCGGGCCGATCCGGGTACGGCTGCTCTACGACCGGTCGCTGATCTGCGAGGTCTCCGACGGGAGCAGTACCTCGCCCCGGCTGCGGCAGGCGTCCATCACCGACGAGGGCGGCCGGGGCCTGTTCCTCGTCGCACAGATCGCCGAACGCTGGGGGACGCGCTACACCGACACCGGCAAGGTCATCTGGGCGGAACAGAACGTGCCCTGA
- a CDS encoding aminoglycoside phosphotransferase (APT) family kinase protein, with protein sequence MPDTPPDGRAGIDAALVTRLIAAQFPQWRDLPVTPVEVDGWDNRTYRLGAGMTVRLPTAAGYAPAVAKENRWLPRLAPALPVAVPPVLAVGEPGEGYPYPWSVRGWLPGGTADREPIPDLPAFAVQVADFLRALQACDPTGGPAAGAHSWYRGAPPAHYDAETRRCLAALDGEIDTALAAEVWEAALAAEWDGDPVWFHGDIAAGNLLVEAGRLTAVIDFGTSGVGDPACDLVIAWTLFSGDNREAFRRAVRRPDADRARARGWALWKSLLMTAELRAEPNRTTSHRRVTEAVLADHLRHRPAPGR encoded by the coding sequence ATGCCCGACACTCCGCCCGACGGCCGGGCCGGCATCGACGCCGCCCTGGTGACGCGTCTGATCGCCGCCCAGTTCCCGCAGTGGCGCGACCTGCCGGTGACCCCCGTGGAGGTCGACGGCTGGGACAACCGCACCTACCGCCTGGGCGCCGGGATGACGGTCCGTCTGCCCACCGCCGCCGGCTACGCGCCCGCGGTCGCCAAGGAGAACCGGTGGCTGCCCCGGCTCGCGCCCGCGCTGCCGGTCGCCGTGCCACCGGTCCTCGCCGTGGGGGAGCCCGGAGAGGGCTACCCGTACCCCTGGTCGGTCCGCGGCTGGCTGCCCGGCGGGACGGCCGACCGCGAGCCGATCCCCGACCTGCCGGCCTTCGCCGTCCAGGTCGCCGACTTCCTGCGCGCCCTGCAGGCGTGCGATCCGACCGGCGGCCCCGCTGCGGGTGCGCACAGCTGGTACCGCGGCGCCCCGCCCGCCCACTACGACGCCGAGACCCGCCGCTGCCTGGCCGCCCTCGACGGCGAGATCGACACCGCCCTGGCCGCCGAGGTCTGGGAGGCCGCCCTCGCCGCCGAGTGGGACGGCGACCCGGTCTGGTTCCACGGCGACATCGCCGCGGGCAACCTGCTGGTCGAGGCCGGCCGGCTGACCGCCGTGATCGACTTCGGCACCTCCGGCGTCGGCGACCCGGCCTGCGACCTGGTCATCGCCTGGACGCTGTTCTCCGGAGACAACCGGGAGGCGTTCCGCCGGGCCGTCCGCCGACCCGACGCCGACCGGGCCCGCGCCCGCGGCTGGGCGCTGTGGAAGTCCCTCCTGATGACGGCGGAGCTGCGCGCCGAACCGAACCGCACCACCAGCCACCGCCGCGTCACCGAGGCCGTCCTCGCCGACCACCTGCGCCACCGCCCGGCCCCCGGCCGGTAG
- a CDS encoding N-acetylmuramoyl-L-alanine amidase (manually curated), protein MRRARADRSFPGMDINRRLVLRRALQAVAAGAVTALPAMARPRRSVAADGPSVVVLPPSAPALPVPAAPPIVLRSTWQSEGSVPQVQYDRAVRAVLVHHTDDPNSYAAEQVPDILRAIRRDHLEFRGWDDIGYNFLVDRFGRIWEGRLGGVDRPVVGAHTMGFNRDTVGIAAIGTYNRGTEVPQPVLDAIARLAAWKLGLHGVRADGRSELTSTNSGSRFPVGATHTFNAVSGHRDAFCTLCPGESLYTAIPGIIDRACRLQQEAAAGATGAAGV, encoded by the coding sequence ATGCGGCGCGCACGGGCGGACCGTAGCTTCCCTGGCATGGACATCAACCGTCGTCTGGTACTGCGCCGCGCCCTGCAGGCCGTCGCCGCCGGGGCCGTCACCGCGCTGCCGGCCATGGCCCGCCCGCGCCGCTCGGTCGCCGCCGACGGCCCGTCCGTCGTCGTGCTCCCACCGTCCGCTCCGGCCCTGCCCGTCCCGGCGGCGCCGCCGATCGTGCTGCGCTCGACCTGGCAGTCCGAGGGATCGGTGCCGCAGGTGCAGTACGACCGGGCGGTGCGGGCGGTGCTCGTCCACCACACCGACGACCCGAACTCCTACGCCGCGGAGCAGGTCCCCGACATCCTGCGGGCGATCCGCCGCGACCACCTGGAGTTCCGCGGCTGGGACGACATCGGCTACAACTTCCTGGTCGACCGCTTCGGCCGGATCTGGGAGGGCCGGCTCGGCGGCGTCGACCGCCCGGTGGTCGGCGCCCACACCATGGGCTTCAACCGGGACACGGTCGGCATCGCCGCGATCGGCACGTACAACAGGGGCACGGAGGTCCCGCAGCCCGTCCTGGACGCGATCGCGCGCCTGGCGGCCTGGAAGCTCGGCCTGCACGGGGTGCGCGCGGACGGCCGCTCGGAGCTGACCTCCACCAACAGCGGCAGCCGCTTCCCGGTCGGGGCGACGCACACCTTCAACGCGGTCTCCGGCCACCGGGACGCCTTCTGCACGCTCTGCCCGGGCGAGTCCCTGTACACGGCCATCCCCGGCATCATCGACCGGGCCTGCAGGCTCCAGCAGGAGGCCGCGGCGGGAGCGACGGGCGCGGCGGGCGTCTGA
- a CDS encoding endonuclease/exonuclease/phosphatase (EEP) superfamily protein YafD has product MVGVVTEVEAPAAAPAGSGRRWLRALRALVLAVCALLLVAPAVLVAVRLGGLDDGTVMAMPVAGVPYVALLSVLLVFVTALLRARLLAVVALGLTAVQLFWLVPRFVGDGGRVPTSAPRLRVATSNAYLGQVDPAALVRMVREQRVDVLAVEESNPGLAAALERAGMPELMPYRVVGRYSDTALYSRLPLSATRVADAAFSAAPTSAEVTVEGRTVRIVAVHTYYPLGDARKWADGFDALRADTAGRARNSVLLGDFNATLDHTPMRRLLGTGLTDSHAELGRGFDGTWPADRPVLPPVLQLDHVLHGEALAAVTVAEQTLPGTDHRAVVAELAVTG; this is encoded by the coding sequence ATGGTCGGTGTTGTGACGGAGGTCGAGGCTCCTGCCGCGGCGCCCGCCGGGTCGGGCCGTCGGTGGCTGCGGGCGCTGCGGGCGCTCGTCCTGGCCGTGTGCGCGCTGCTGCTGGTGGCGCCGGCCGTGCTGGTGGCGGTGCGCCTCGGCGGGCTGGACGACGGCACGGTGATGGCCATGCCCGTCGCCGGTGTGCCCTACGTGGCGCTGCTGAGCGTGCTGCTGGTGTTCGTGACGGCGCTGCTGCGGGCCCGGCTGCTGGCCGTGGTGGCGCTCGGCCTGACGGCGGTGCAGCTGTTCTGGCTGGTGCCGCGGTTCGTCGGGGACGGCGGCCGGGTGCCGACCTCGGCGCCGCGGCTGCGGGTCGCCACCAGCAACGCCTACCTGGGGCAGGTGGATCCGGCGGCGCTCGTGCGGATGGTCCGCGAGCAGCGGGTGGACGTGCTCGCGGTGGAGGAGTCGAACCCGGGCCTGGCGGCCGCGCTGGAGCGGGCCGGGATGCCGGAGCTGATGCCGTACCGGGTGGTGGGCCGGTACTCCGACACCGCGCTGTACTCCCGGCTGCCGCTGTCCGCGACCCGGGTGGCGGACGCCGCGTTCTCGGCCGCGCCGACCTCGGCGGAGGTGACGGTGGAGGGCCGCACCGTGCGGATCGTCGCCGTGCACACCTACTACCCGCTGGGTGACGCCCGGAAGTGGGCCGACGGCTTCGACGCGCTCCGTGCGGACACCGCCGGGCGGGCCCGGAACTCCGTCCTGCTCGGCGACTTCAACGCCACCCTGGACCACACGCCGATGCGGCGGCTGCTCGGCACCGGACTGACCGACAGCCATGCCGAGCTGGGGCGGGGCTTCGACGGCACCTGGCCGGCGGACCGTCCGGTGCTGCCGCCCGTGCTGCAGCTCGACCACGTGCTGCACGGCGAGGCGCTGGCCGCCGTCACCGTCGCCGAGCAGACACTGCCCGGCACCGACCACCGCGCGGTGGTCGCCGAGCTCGCCGTCACCGGCTGA
- a CDS encoding 3-hydroxyisobutyrate dehydrogenase-like beta-hydroxyacid dehydrogenase, producing the protein MDVGFVGLGTMGRGMARQLLAAGHRVTVWNRSPEPVRELAADGAVAADGPAGVWRCEAVVSMLADDAAVESVLLDEGVLAAATAGVHVNMATVSPALAHRAAELHARHGVDYVAAPVLGRGEVAAAGNLAILAAGPAARLDQVAPLFEAMGRRTWRLGDRPEIANTAKICANFMLVSAIEALSEATALGEASGLSAADLLDVLTGTVFPGPVYAGYGAMIAERRYEPAGFRLELGLKDIGLALDGAAAARVPMPFAGVLRDALLEAVAHGRGEQDLAALGENSRRRAALAPVDDREVREARDGRT; encoded by the coding sequence GTGGACGTGGGATTCGTCGGTCTGGGCACGATGGGGCGCGGGATGGCCCGTCAACTGCTCGCCGCGGGGCACCGGGTGACGGTGTGGAACCGTTCGCCGGAGCCGGTGCGGGAGCTCGCCGCGGACGGCGCCGTGGCCGCGGACGGCCCGGCCGGGGTCTGGCGGTGCGAGGCCGTGGTGTCGATGCTCGCGGACGACGCCGCCGTGGAGTCGGTGCTGCTGGACGAGGGCGTGCTGGCCGCGGCCACGGCCGGGGTGCACGTCAACATGGCCACCGTCTCCCCCGCATTGGCCCACCGGGCGGCGGAGCTGCACGCCCGGCACGGGGTGGACTACGTGGCGGCCCCGGTGCTCGGACGCGGCGAGGTCGCCGCCGCGGGGAACCTGGCGATCCTGGCGGCCGGTCCGGCGGCCCGGCTCGACCAGGTCGCGCCGCTGTTCGAGGCGATGGGGCGGCGCACCTGGCGGCTCGGCGACCGGCCGGAGATCGCCAACACGGCCAAGATCTGCGCCAATTTCATGCTGGTCTCGGCGATCGAGGCGCTGTCCGAGGCGACCGCACTGGGCGAGGCGAGCGGGCTGTCCGCCGCCGACCTGCTGGACGTGCTGACCGGCACCGTGTTCCCCGGCCCGGTGTACGCGGGGTACGGCGCGATGATCGCCGAACGGCGGTACGAGCCGGCCGGTTTCCGGCTCGAACTGGGGCTCAAGGACATCGGCCTGGCACTGGACGGCGCGGCCGCGGCCCGGGTGCCCATGCCCTTCGCCGGAGTGCTCCGCGACGCGCTGCTGGAGGCGGTGGCGCACGGGCGCGGCGAACAGGACCTGGCCGCGCTGGGCGAGAACTCGCGCCGCCGCGCCGCGCTCGCCCCGGTGGACGACCGGGAGGTTCGGGAGGCCCGGGACGGGCGAACATGA
- a CDS encoding PS-10 peptidase S37: MRSRLWTTLAAGLVSACLLPSPAFAAAVPARAAAPAAASAAQDADLKDRLAAIPGMAVVQEKPVAGYRFFVLTYTQPIDHDRPWRGRFQQRLTVLHRGFDRPTVFSASGYGLPADPGPSRSEPTRLLDANQVSLEYRFFHGSEPATGGDWSTLNVRQATADQHAVFTALKALYTGRWIATGGSKGGMNAAHYERFHPGDMDGTVAYVAPDDAARSGDRAYADVIRGNGTPACRAALADAQAEALRRRTALAARYEQYAKDNGYTFSAEYMGSADKALEALVVDTPWAFWQYGTEADCAGVPGKDATDQQLWDWLDGVEGFSFYTDQTLSYYAPYYYQAATELGAPEVAYPELKGLLKYRLSVWDYIPDKVAERRFDPGLTRDVDRWIHRNARNTLFVYGGRDPWSAERFSVSGRTRDSHVMTVAEGNHGASIAALDPADRGTATAALLRWAGLPPAAGQGLTAAAPTPAPFDPALDTPDRTERHRLPGLPG; this comes from the coding sequence TTGCGCAGCCGCCTGTGGACCACCCTCGCGGCAGGCCTCGTGTCCGCCTGCCTGCTCCCCTCCCCCGCGTTCGCCGCGGCCGTCCCCGCCCGCGCCGCGGCCCCGGCCGCCGCGAGCGCCGCCCAGGACGCCGACCTGAAGGACCGGCTGGCGGCGATCCCGGGGATGGCCGTCGTCCAGGAGAAGCCCGTCGCCGGGTACCGCTTCTTCGTCCTGACGTACACCCAGCCGATCGACCACGACCGCCCGTGGCGCGGCCGCTTCCAGCAGCGGCTCACCGTGCTGCACCGCGGCTTCGACCGGCCGACCGTCTTCTCCGCGAGCGGGTACGGGCTGCCCGCCGACCCGGGCCCGTCCCGGTCCGAGCCCACCCGGCTGCTCGACGCCAACCAGGTCTCCCTGGAGTACCGGTTCTTCCACGGCTCGGAGCCCGCCACCGGCGGCGACTGGTCGACCCTGAACGTCCGCCAGGCCACCGCCGACCAGCACGCGGTCTTCACCGCCCTCAAGGCGCTCTACACCGGCCGCTGGATCGCCACCGGCGGCAGCAAGGGCGGCATGAACGCCGCCCACTACGAGCGGTTCCACCCCGGCGACATGGACGGCACCGTCGCCTACGTCGCGCCGGACGACGCCGCCCGCTCCGGCGACCGCGCCTACGCGGACGTGATCCGCGGCAACGGCACCCCCGCCTGCCGGGCCGCCCTCGCCGACGCCCAGGCCGAGGCGCTGCGCCGCCGCACCGCGCTGGCCGCCCGCTACGAGCAGTACGCCAAGGACAACGGCTACACCTTCTCGGCCGAGTACATGGGCAGCGCCGACAAGGCCCTGGAGGCGCTGGTCGTCGACACGCCGTGGGCGTTCTGGCAGTACGGCACCGAGGCCGACTGCGCGGGCGTCCCCGGCAAGGACGCCACCGACCAGCAGCTGTGGGACTGGCTGGACGGCGTGGAGGGCTTCTCCTTCTACACCGACCAGACGCTCTCGTACTACGCCCCGTACTACTACCAGGCGGCCACCGAGCTGGGCGCCCCCGAGGTGGCGTACCCGGAGCTCAAGGGGCTGCTGAAGTACCGGCTCTCGGTGTGGGACTACATCCCCGACAAGGTCGCCGAGCGGCGCTTCGACCCCGGGCTCACCCGTGACGTCGACCGCTGGATCCACCGCAACGCCCGCAACACCCTCTTCGTCTACGGCGGCCGCGACCCGTGGAGCGCCGAGCGGTTCAGCGTCTCCGGCCGCACCCGCGACAGCCATGTGATGACGGTCGCCGAGGGCAACCACGGCGCCTCGATCGCCGCCCTCGACCCGGCCGACCGCGGCACGGCGACCGCCGCCCTGCTCCGCTGGGCCGGCCTCCCCCCGGCCGCCGGCCAGGGGCTGACGGCGGCGGCACCGACCCCGGCGCCCTTCGACCCCGCCCTCGACACCCCCGACCGCACCGAACGCCACCGGCTGCCCGGCCTGCCCGGCTGA
- a CDS encoding membrane protein, which yields MTGGRHLLPGSGRPEPGGLRARLAEVAREVWRRAREIELLHRSMAFAALCFVTVVPLLVVIAAASPTNGSGIADWMIDGLGLSGRSAVAVDELFAPRGEVVSTTTGLSLAALAVFGVSLMAAVQNAYERIWQVPPGAWHAVWRQVLGLVGLIGFVLVAAWSGVPWNGTGVQPALRVAATLLGGVLFFWWLQRLLLGARVPWRVLLPGACTTVVALVGLRVFSRFAFAPMIVSNAVSYGAIGTVLVVQSWLIGVGYCVYAGALTGEALHRRPTPRRRGPR from the coding sequence ATGACCGGCGGCCGGCACCTGCTGCCGGGCTCGGGCCGACCGGAGCCCGGCGGCCTGCGGGCACGGCTGGCGGAGGTCGCCCGGGAGGTGTGGCGGCGGGCCCGCGAGATCGAGCTGCTGCACCGCTCGATGGCCTTCGCCGCGCTCTGCTTCGTCACCGTGGTGCCGCTGCTGGTGGTCATCGCGGCGGCCTCGCCGACCAACGGCAGCGGGATCGCCGACTGGATGATCGACGGCCTAGGGCTGTCCGGCCGCTCCGCCGTCGCGGTGGACGAGCTGTTCGCCCCCCGCGGCGAGGTCGTCTCGACCACGACGGGCCTCAGCCTCGCCGCCCTCGCGGTCTTCGGCGTCTCGCTGATGGCGGCGGTGCAGAACGCCTATGAGCGGATCTGGCAGGTGCCGCCGGGAGCCTGGCACGCGGTGTGGCGCCAGGTGCTGGGCCTGGTCGGGCTGATCGGCTTCGTTCTGGTGGCGGCGTGGAGCGGCGTGCCGTGGAACGGCACCGGCGTCCAGCCGGCGCTGCGGGTCGCGGCCACCCTGCTCGGCGGGGTGCTCTTCTTCTGGTGGCTGCAGCGGCTGCTGCTGGGCGCCCGGGTGCCCTGGCGCGTGCTGCTCCCGGGGGCCTGTACGACGGTCGTCGCGCTGGTCGGCCTGCGGGTGTTCTCCCGGTTCGCCTTCGCCCCGATGATCGTCTCCAACGCGGTGTCGTACGGGGCGATCGGCACGGTGCTGGTGGTGCAGTCCTGGCTGATCGGGGTCGGCTACTGCGTGTACGCGGGCGCGCTCACCGGTGAGGCGCTCCACCGCCGGCCCACCCCGCGCCGCCGCGGCCCGCGCTGA
- a CDS encoding membrane protein, which yields MDGLRRHTLGRRRTTARPGPDARVRRRAPDRPTRLRRRGWTDALRRTGKEVIADELSDRAATLTYYGVLAIFPTLLLIVSLIGLVGRSATEQLLDNLRTWTPGPARDILRGGVEELQRGHGTSGVLAVLGLAGAMWSASGYIAAFIRAANQVYDIREGRPVWKLTPLRLGLTVVLMLLLAGSAVIVVFTGPVARRAGEALGVGDAGVQVWSIAKWPVLLVLVVLMIALLYWAAPNVRGRGFRWVSPGSLLAVALWLGLSGGFAAFVANFASYNRTYGALAGVIVFLVWLWLSNLAILLGLEFDAELSRARAVQGGLPPGQEPYVEPRSTQTWDDAGSGGGP from the coding sequence GTGGACGGACTTCGCAGACACACCCTCGGCCGCCGGCGGACCACCGCCCGGCCCGGCCCCGACGCCCGGGTGCGCCGACGCGCCCCGGACCGACCGACCCGGCTGCGCAGGCGCGGCTGGACGGACGCGCTGCGCCGCACCGGCAAGGAAGTCATCGCCGACGAGCTCTCCGACCGGGCCGCGACGCTCACCTACTACGGCGTCCTCGCGATCTTCCCGACGCTGCTGCTGATCGTGTCGCTGATCGGCCTGGTCGGCCGGTCCGCGACCGAACAGCTCCTCGACAACCTGCGCACCTGGACCCCGGGCCCGGCCCGGGACATCCTGCGCGGCGGCGTCGAGGAACTGCAGCGCGGCCACGGCACCAGCGGCGTCCTCGCCGTCCTCGGCCTGGCCGGTGCGATGTGGTCCGCCTCCGGCTACATCGCGGCGTTCATCCGTGCCGCCAATCAGGTGTACGACATCCGGGAGGGCCGCCCGGTGTGGAAGCTGACACCGCTGCGGCTCGGCCTGACGGTGGTGCTGATGCTGCTGCTCGCCGGCAGCGCGGTGATCGTGGTGTTCACCGGCCCGGTCGCGCGCCGGGCGGGTGAGGCGCTGGGGGTCGGCGACGCCGGTGTGCAGGTCTGGTCGATCGCCAAGTGGCCGGTCCTGCTGGTGCTGGTCGTGTTGATGATCGCGCTGCTCTACTGGGCCGCGCCGAACGTCCGCGGCCGCGGCTTCCGCTGGGTGTCGCCCGGGAGCCTGCTGGCAGTGGCGCTCTGGCTTGGCCTGTCCGGCGGCTTCGCCGCCTTCGTGGCGAACTTCGCCTCGTACAACCGGACGTACGGCGCGCTGGCCGGGGTGATCGTCTTCCTGGTGTGGCTGTGGCTCTCGAACCTGGCGATCCTGTTGGGGTTGGAGTTCGACGCCGAGCTGTCACGGGCCCGGGCCGTCCAAGGCGGTCTGCCGCCGGGGCAGGAGCCCTACGTCGAGCCGCGCTCCACGCAGACCTGGGACGACGCCGGGAGCGGCGGCGGCCCCTGA
- a CDS encoding EmrB/QacA subfamily drug resistance transporter yields MAGAGPGTGGPQPDARTGPAAGPAEPVPQRWRALVVCLIAGFMTLLDVSIVNVALPTIRTGLHMSQSGLQWVLSGYALAFGLALVPAGRLGDARDRRAVFLTGLALFTAASALAGAAQNEAWLITARLVQGLAGGIIVPQVSGFIQTSFPGPERGRAFGMLGAVIGISTAVGPLLGGLLIELAGPQDGWRWVFLVNVPIGLAALPLARRLLPDPPPRAAGRSDLDPVGVLLLGVGTTALLLPFVQEQWHHPARWLLLPLAVLLLAGFAVWERRYGRRREPLVSMDLFDRRSYAAGTLLSLAYFAGFTSVFFVFTLYLQAGLHYSALAAGLAITPFAVGSAVAAAVGGRLVARRGRRLVAVGLATVLVGLGGASLAAHLTSGDTTGWATAGPLLVAGTGSGLVIAPNQTVTLQEVPVARAGSAGGVLQTAQRIGSAVGIAVVGSVFLGHAGDGPDAWTGAFQLGTAVSAGFVLVALVVALADIRGHRPLPPSGSR; encoded by the coding sequence TTGGCCGGCGCAGGCCCCGGCACCGGGGGCCCGCAGCCCGACGCCCGGACGGGCCCCGCCGCCGGGCCCGCCGAGCCCGTGCCGCAGCGCTGGCGCGCCCTGGTGGTCTGCCTGATCGCCGGCTTCATGACGCTGCTCGACGTCAGCATCGTCAACGTCGCCCTGCCGACGATCCGCACCGGCCTGCACATGAGCCAGAGCGGCCTGCAGTGGGTGCTCAGCGGCTACGCGCTGGCCTTCGGCCTCGCCCTGGTGCCCGCCGGGCGGCTCGGCGACGCCCGCGACCGCCGCGCGGTGTTCCTCACCGGGCTGGCCCTGTTCACCGCGGCCAGCGCCCTCGCCGGCGCCGCGCAGAACGAGGCCTGGCTGATCACCGCCCGGCTGGTGCAGGGCCTGGCCGGCGGCATCATCGTGCCGCAGGTGTCCGGCTTCATCCAGACCTCCTTCCCCGGCCCCGAACGCGGCCGCGCCTTCGGCATGCTCGGCGCCGTCATCGGCATCTCCACCGCCGTCGGCCCGCTGCTCGGCGGACTGCTGATCGAACTCGCCGGCCCGCAGGACGGCTGGCGCTGGGTCTTCCTGGTCAACGTCCCGATCGGCCTGGCCGCACTGCCGCTGGCCCGCCGCCTGCTGCCCGACCCGCCGCCCCGGGCGGCCGGCCGCAGCGACCTCGACCCGGTGGGGGTGCTGCTGCTCGGCGTGGGCACCACCGCCCTGCTGCTGCCCTTCGTCCAGGAGCAGTGGCACCACCCCGCCCGCTGGCTGCTGCTGCCGCTGGCCGTCCTGCTGCTCGCCGGCTTCGCCGTCTGGGAGCGCCGGTACGGGCGCCGCCGCGAACCGCTGGTCAGCATGGACCTCTTCGACCGCCGCTCGTACGCCGCCGGCACCCTGCTCTCGCTGGCCTACTTCGCCGGGTTCACCTCGGTCTTCTTCGTCTTCACCCTCTACCTGCAGGCCGGCCTGCACTACAGTGCGCTGGCCGCGGGCCTCGCGATCACCCCGTTCGCGGTGGGCTCCGCGGTGGCCGCCGCGGTCGGCGGGCGGCTGGTCGCGCGGCGGGGGCGGCGGCTGGTGGCGGTCGGCCTCGCCACCGTCCTGGTCGGCCTGGGCGGTGCCTCCCTCGCCGCCCACCTCACCTCCGGCGACACCACCGGCTGGGCCACCGCGGGCCCGCTGCTGGTCGCCGGCACCGGCAGCGGCCTGGTCATCGCCCCCAACCAGACCGTCACCCTGCAGGAGGTACCGGTGGCCCGGGCGGGCAGCGCCGGCGGCGTCCTGCAGACCGCCCAGCGGATCGGCTCCGCGGTCGGCATCGCCGTGGTCGGCTCGGTCTTCCTCGGGCACGCCGGCGACGGCCCCGACGCCTGGACGGGCGCCTTCCAGCTCGGCACCGCGGTCTCCGCCGGCTTCGTCCTGGTCGCGCTGGTGGTCGCCCTCGCCGACATCCGCGGCCACCGCCCACTGCCCCCGAGCGGCAGCCGCTGA